One part of the Thermodesulfovibrio sp. 3462-1 genome encodes these proteins:
- the rpsQ gene encoding 30S ribosomal protein S17, with the protein MPKKILKGTVVSDKMDKTVVVSVERIFQHPLYKKTIKTRKKYKAHDEENKCKLGDMVEIIEFRPISKTKRWKVLRILKEGDAQ; encoded by the coding sequence ATGCCAAAAAAGATATTAAAAGGCACAGTTGTAAGCGATAAAATGGATAAAACAGTGGTGGTTTCTGTGGAAAGAATTTTTCAGCATCCTCTTTACAAAAAAACTATTAAAACACGAAAGAAGTATAAAGCCCATGATGAAGAAAACAAGTGCAAACTTGGAGATATGGTGGAGATAATTGAATTTAGGCCAATAAGCAAAACAAAAAGATGGAAGGTTTTAAGAATTCTGAAGGAGGGTGATGCTCAATGA
- the rpmC gene encoding 50S ribosomal protein L29, with the protein MKTVELRNFSIEELKKKEQELRKELFNLRFQLAKGELQNVKRIRAVKKDIARILTIITEKQRGIRS; encoded by the coding sequence ATGAAGACTGTAGAACTTAGAAATTTTTCAATAGAAGAGTTAAAGAAAAAAGAGCAGGAGTTACGCAAGGAGTTGTTTAATTTAAGATTTCAACTTGCAAAAGGTGAACTTCAGAATGTAAAAAGAATCAGGGCAGTAAAAAAAGATATTGCAAGGATTTTAACGATTATTACAGAGAAACAAAGAGGAATAAGGAGTTAG
- the rpsE gene encoding 30S ribosomal protein S5, with protein MKQGRINAQELNLKDKVVYINRVAKVVKGGRRFSFSALVVVGNEAGIVGVGKGKAAEVPDAIRKAIDKAKKNLISFPLKDTTIPHRVEYKYGATKIVINPAPKGTGIIAGGPARAVFEVAGVQDVVAKVLGSHNPFNSVKATIGALNSLKEPTSVAKLRVKPSDTEENQVVEEEKVL; from the coding sequence ATGAAGCAGGGGAGAATAAATGCTCAGGAGCTGAATTTAAAAGATAAAGTAGTCTACATAAATAGAGTTGCCAAGGTTGTAAAGGGTGGAAGGCGCTTTTCCTTCAGTGCTCTCGTTGTAGTAGGAAATGAAGCAGGTATTGTTGGAGTTGGTAAAGGAAAAGCAGCAGAAGTTCCTGATGCAATAAGAAAGGCAATAGATAAGGCGAAAAAAAATCTCATAAGTTTTCCTTTGAAAGATACCACAATCCCGCATCGTGTGGAGTACAAATATGGTGCTACAAAGATAGTAATAAACCCTGCTCCAAAAGGAACTGGTATAATAGCTGGCGGTCCTGCAAGAGCAGTTTTTGAAGTTGCGGGAGTTCAGGATGTTGTTGCAAAGGTTCTTGGAAGCCATAATCCTTTTAATTCAGTTAAGGCAACAATAGGAGCATTAAATAGCCTAAAGGAACCTACTTCAGTAGCAAAACTCAGAGTAAAGCCTTCTGATACAGAAGAAAATCAAGTAGTTGAGGAGGAAAAAGTTTTATGA
- the rplO gene encoding 50S ribosomal protein L15 → MKINELKPAPGSKKRVKRIGRGLGSGHGRYSTKGLKGQKSRSGGAKGAGFEGGQMPLQRRVPKRGFSNAPFRKEYAVVNLKDLNKIIDEVDVITPEILLQKGIVKKLKDGIKILANGEIKKPVTIKTHAISKAALQKIESIGGKVEVI, encoded by the coding sequence ATGAAAATAAATGAATTGAAACCAGCTCCAGGAAGCAAGAAAAGAGTTAAAAGAATTGGGAGAGGACTGGGTTCTGGACATGGTAGATATTCAACAAAGGGACTTAAAGGGCAGAAATCCCGTTCAGGAGGTGCTAAAGGAGCAGGATTTGAAGGTGGGCAGATGCCGCTTCAGAGAAGAGTTCCCAAAAGAGGTTTTTCAAATGCTCCTTTCCGGAAAGAATATGCAGTAGTAAATCTCAAAGATTTAAATAAAATTATTGATGAAGTTGATGTTATTACTCCAGAAATTCTTTTACAGAAAGGCATTGTGAAAAAATTAAAAGATGGCATAAAAATTCTTGCAAATGGCGAAATAAAAAAGCCTGTCACAATTAAAACTCATGCAATAAGCAAAGCAGCCCTTCAAAAAATTGAATCAATAGGTGGTAAGGTAGAGGTTATATAG
- the rplP gene encoding 50S ribosomal protein L16 has protein sequence MLAPKKVKFRKMQKGRMKGIAYRGSTISFGEYGLKALEPAWITARQIEAARVAIMRHAKKGCKLWIRIFPDKPITRKPAETRMGKGKGNPEFWVAVVKPGRILFEISGVPEEVAKEAFELASHKLPVKTKFVKRQESFV, from the coding sequence ATGTTAGCTCCAAAGAAAGTTAAATTTCGTAAAATGCAAAAAGGCAGAATGAAAGGTATTGCTTACAGAGGCAGCACAATCTCTTTTGGTGAATATGGTCTTAAGGCTTTAGAGCCAGCATGGATTACAGCAAGGCAGATTGAAGCAGCAAGAGTTGCTATAATGAGGCATGCTAAAAAGGGCTGCAAGCTCTGGATAAGAATTTTTCCTGACAAGCCAATTACTCGTAAACCTGCTGAAACAAGAATGGGTAAAGGAAAAGGTAATCCTGAATTTTGGGTTGCGGTGGTTAAACCAGGTAGAATTCTCTTTGAAATATCTGGAGTTCCAGAAGAAGTTGCAAAGGAAGCCTTTGAATTGGCATCGCATAAACTTCCAGTGAAGACCAAATTCGTAAAAAGGCAGGAGAGTTTTGTATGA
- a CDS encoding type Z 30S ribosomal protein S14 — translation MARKSKIERAKYPPKFKVRARNRCKICGRPRGYLRDFGLCRICFRFLANSGKIPGVVKASW, via the coding sequence GTGGCAAGAAAGAGTAAAATAGAAAGAGCAAAGTATCCACCAAAATTTAAGGTAAGAGCGAGAAATCGTTGTAAAATTTGCGGCAGACCCAGAGGATATCTGAGGGATTTTGGGCTTTGTAGAATTTGCTTTAGATTTTTAGCCAACTCAGGGAAAATCCCTGGAGTTGTAAAAGCAAGCTGGTAA
- the infA gene encoding translation initiation factor IF-1, translated as MPKEEHIEMQGTIEEALPNAMFRVRLENGHVILAYVSGKMRMHFIKILPGDKVLVEISPYDLTKGRIIYRFK; from the coding sequence ATGCCGAAAGAAGAACATATAGAAATGCAAGGAACCATTGAGGAGGCCTTACCCAATGCCATGTTTAGAGTAAGGCTTGAAAATGGGCATGTTATACTCGCATATGTGTCTGGAAAGATGAGAATGCATTTTATAAAAATTTTACCAGGAGATAAAGTTCTGGTTGAAATATCTCCCTATGACCTTACCAAAGGTAGAATAATTTATAGATTTAAATAG
- the rplE gene encoding 50S ribosomal protein L5 — protein sequence MNAEAKKYVPRLKEKYYKEIIPALMKKFNYKNVMQAPRLDKIIVHVTLGEAIQNIKLLDAAEKQLALITGQKPVITKAKRALAAFKLKKGMPIGCKVTLRKDRMYEFLDRLISLALPRIRDFRGISPKSFDGRGNYSFGIKEQFIFPEIDYDKVEMIHGLDITICTTAKSDEEALALLKAFGMPIR from the coding sequence ATGAATGCTGAAGCTAAAAAATATGTGCCTCGTCTTAAAGAAAAATATTACAAAGAAATAATTCCAGCATTAATGAAAAAGTTTAACTATAAAAATGTGATGCAGGCGCCTCGCCTTGATAAAATAATTGTCCATGTTACTTTGGGAGAGGCAATTCAGAATATAAAGCTTCTTGATGCTGCTGAAAAACAGCTTGCTTTAATAACAGGACAGAAACCTGTTATAACAAAGGCTAAAAGAGCGCTGGCAGCTTTTAAACTTAAAAAAGGAATGCCTATAGGCTGCAAGGTTACATTAAGAAAAGACAGAATGTATGAATTTTTAGATAGATTAATTTCTCTTGCTTTACCAAGAATAAGGGATTTTAGAGGAATTTCACCAAAATCCTTTGATGGAAGAGGAAACTACTCTTTTGGAATTAAAGAACAGTTTATATTTCCTGAAATAGATTATGATAAAGTGGAGATGATACACGGACTTGATATAACCATATGCACAACAGCTAAGTCTGATGAAGAGGCTTTAGCATTATTGAAAGCCTTTGGAATGCCAATAAGATAA
- the rplX gene encoding 50S ribosomal protein L24 produces the protein MSLRIKKGDTVLVLSGKDKDKKGRVLRVIPKDEKVVVEGVNIVKKHQKPSRKYPQGGIIEREHPIHISKVMLMCPKCDKPTRIGTRILEDGRKLRICKKCMEVID, from the coding sequence GTGAGTTTAAGGATTAAGAAAGGGGATACAGTTTTAGTTTTATCAGGAAAAGATAAGGATAAAAAGGGAAGAGTCCTTAGGGTTATACCTAAGGACGAAAAAGTAGTGGTAGAGGGAGTTAATATTGTAAAAAAGCATCAGAAACCTTCGCGTAAGTATCCACAGGGTGGAATTATTGAAAGAGAGCATCCAATTCACATATCAAAGGTAATGCTCATGTGCCCAAAATGTGATAAACCTACTCGGATAGGTACAAGAATTTTAGAAGATGGTAGAAAACTGAGGATTTGTAAGAAATGCATGGAGGTTATTGACTGA
- the rplN gene encoding 50S ribosomal protein L14, with the protein MIQPRSILEVADNSGAKRVQCIRVLGGSNRKYATLGDIIVVSVKEALPDSNIKKGSVVKAVIVRLRRSVRRPDGSYIRFDQNAVVLVNNQLEPIGTRIFGPVARELRWKEFTKIVSLAPEVI; encoded by the coding sequence ATGATTCAACCAAGAAGTATTCTTGAGGTTGCTGATAATTCTGGTGCAAAAAGAGTGCAGTGCATAAGAGTTCTTGGAGGTTCAAATAGAAAGTATGCAACTCTGGGCGATATTATTGTTGTAAGTGTTAAAGAAGCTTTGCCAGATAGCAATATAAAAAAAGGTTCTGTTGTAAAGGCTGTTATTGTTAGATTGCGTAGATCTGTCAGGAGACCTGATGGTTCTTATATAAGATTTGATCAGAACGCGGTTGTGCTGGTAAATAATCAGCTTGAACCAATTGGCACAAGAATATTTGGTCCTGTTGCAAGGGAACTGAGATGGAAAGAATTTACAAAAATAGTTTCTCTTGCTCCAGAAGTTATTTAG
- the rpsM gene encoding 30S ribosomal protein S13 → MARIAGVDIPKNERVEIGLTRIFGIGRSLSNRILKETGVDPDKRVKDLTDEEIVKIRSEIERNYKVEGELRKEISMNIKRLMDIGCYRGLRHMANLPVRGQRTRTNARTRKGPRRKLMKKK, encoded by the coding sequence ATGGCAAGAATAGCAGGCGTTGATATACCAAAAAATGAAAGAGTTGAAATAGGACTGACAAGAATTTTCGGCATAGGTAGAAGCTTGTCAAATAGAATATTGAAAGAAACAGGAGTGGATCCCGACAAAAGAGTAAAAGACCTTACAGATGAAGAAATAGTAAAGATAAGAAGTGAAATAGAGAGAAATTACAAGGTTGAAGGTGAGCTCAGAAAAGAAATATCCATGAATATCAAAAGACTGATGGATATAGGCTGTTATAGAGGATTAAGACACATGGCTAATTTACCTGTAAGAGGACAGAGAACAAGAACAAATGCAAGAACTCGTAAAGGTCCAAGAAGAAAGCTCATGAAGAAAAAATAA
- the rplV gene encoding 50S ribosomal protein L22 has protein sequence MEARAILRYARITPTKARRVINLIRGRKAGEALLMLKYMPHRGARIIEKVLRSALANAEQKNPRIDIDALRILKAYVDQGPMMKRIEHRAMGRANIIKKKTSHITIYVGIEEN, from the coding sequence ATGGAAGCAAGGGCTATATTAAGATATGCTCGTATAACTCCAACTAAAGCAAGAAGAGTTATAAATTTAATTCGTGGTAGAAAAGCAGGTGAGGCTCTGTTGATGTTGAAATATATGCCTCACAGAGGTGCCAGAATAATTGAAAAGGTTTTAAGATCTGCATTGGCAAATGCTGAACAGAAAAATCCCAGAATAGATATAGATGCATTGAGAATACTGAAGGCATACGTTGATCAGGGTCCTATGATGAAGAGAATTGAGCATAGAGCTATGGGAAGAGCAAATATTATTAAAAAGAAAACTTCGCATATTACAATATATGTGGGTATTGAAGAAAACTAA
- the rpsS gene encoding 30S ribosomal protein S19, whose product MPRSLKKGPFVDAKLMEKVKKALQTGDKKPIKTWSRRSTIIPEFIGLTFAVHNGKKFIPVYVTENMIGHKLGEFAPTRTFKGHAGSEEKKKAKGK is encoded by the coding sequence GTGCCAAGATCGCTTAAAAAAGGTCCATTTGTTGATGCCAAACTGATGGAAAAGGTAAAAAAAGCACTGCAGACAGGAGATAAAAAGCCCATAAAGACATGGTCAAGAAGGTCTACAATTATTCCTGAGTTTATTGGTCTTACATTTGCGGTTCACAATGGCAAAAAGTTTATTCCTGTATATGTTACTGAAAATATGATTGGACATAAACTCGGAGAATTTGCTCCAACAAGAACTTTTAAAGGCCATGCAGGCTCTGAAGAAAAGAAAAAGGCTAAGGGGAAATAA
- the secY gene encoding preprotein translocase subunit SecY, producing MGLVTAFRNILKIPELRARVLFTLAMLAVFRIGAHIPTPGIDGEALSKFLLERGGAVMGFFDIFTGGALSKVTIFALGVMPYISASIIFQLLTVVIPSLQRLAKEGEEGRKKITRYTRYATVLIAAIQGFGIAIGLEGMGGGQFIQEPGWSFRIITMITLTAGTAFLMWLGEQITERGIGNGISLIIFAGIVARFPNACFYTYNLVRTGELSIFFLLILVAVMVGVVAGIIFIERGQRRIPIQYAKRVVGRKMYGGYTTYLPLKINSAGVIPPIFASSVLMFPATVAGFIAVPWVQALAKQLSPGSLLHIILYIGLIIFFTYFYTAVIYNPVEIAENLQKNGGYITGVRPGQKTSEYIYRVLSRLTFIGALYLSAVCVLPEILIAKFKVPFYFGGTSLLIAVGVALDTVSQIETHMISRSYEGFFKKFRIKGRKD from the coding sequence GTGGGACTTGTAACAGCCTTTAGAAATATTCTCAAAATACCAGAATTAAGGGCAAGAGTTTTATTTACTCTTGCTATGCTTGCTGTATTTAGAATTGGAGCTCATATACCAACACCAGGCATAGATGGTGAAGCGTTGAGCAAGTTTTTGCTTGAGCGTGGTGGAGCGGTTATGGGATTTTTTGACATTTTCACAGGTGGAGCTCTCTCAAAGGTTACTATCTTTGCACTTGGGGTAATGCCTTATATAAGTGCATCAATTATTTTTCAGCTTTTGACTGTTGTTATTCCTTCTTTACAGAGACTTGCAAAGGAAGGAGAAGAAGGTAGAAAAAAGATAACAAGATACACTCGGTATGCAACAGTGCTGATTGCTGCAATTCAAGGGTTTGGAATAGCTATAGGTCTTGAAGGCATGGGTGGTGGACAATTTATTCAGGAGCCTGGGTGGTCATTCAGAATAATAACAATGATAACTCTCACTGCAGGAACAGCTTTTCTCATGTGGCTTGGAGAACAAATAACTGAAAGGGGTATTGGTAATGGCATTTCATTGATAATATTTGCAGGAATTGTTGCAAGATTTCCAAATGCCTGTTTTTATACATACAATCTTGTTAGGACAGGAGAACTATCAATATTTTTCCTTTTAATTCTGGTTGCTGTTATGGTTGGTGTAGTAGCAGGAATAATATTTATTGAAAGAGGACAGAGAAGGATTCCGATTCAATATGCAAAAAGAGTTGTTGGAAGAAAGATGTATGGTGGATATACCACATATCTTCCATTGAAGATTAATTCGGCAGGAGTTATTCCACCGATTTTTGCTTCATCAGTATTGATGTTTCCAGCTACCGTAGCAGGATTTATAGCTGTTCCATGGGTTCAGGCACTGGCAAAACAGCTTTCTCCAGGAAGCCTTCTTCATATCATACTTTACATTGGTTTGATAATCTTTTTTACATATTTTTACACAGCTGTAATTTACAATCCAGTTGAAATTGCTGAAAATCTTCAGAAAAATGGAGGATATATTACAGGAGTAAGACCTGGTCAGAAAACATCTGAATATATTTATCGTGTTCTTTCACGCCTTACATTCATCGGTGCTCTTTATTTAAGTGCTGTTTGTGTCCTGCCAGAAATTCTTATTGCCAAATTTAAAGTCCCATTTTATTTTGGTGGAACTTCCCTTCTTATAGCAGTTGGCGTGGCTCTTGATACAGTTTCTCAAATTGAAACTCACATGATAAGCAGATCTTACGAGGGATTCTTCAAAAAATTCAGAATAAAAGGTAGGAAGGACTAA
- the rplR gene encoding 50S ribosomal protein L18, translated as MRDKTELRERRRRRIRKKVFGTPDRPRLCVFRSLNHIYAQIIDDTRGHTLVSASTLDKELRDLPGHKGNKEFAAKVGELIAERAIKAGITKVVFDRAGYKYHGCVKALADAARQKGLQF; from the coding sequence TTGCGAGATAAAACTGAATTAAGAGAAAGAAGGCGCAGAAGAATCAGAAAGAAGGTTTTTGGAACTCCTGACAGACCAAGACTCTGTGTATTCAGAAGTCTCAATCATATATATGCGCAGATTATTGATGATACGCGTGGTCATACACTTGTATCAGCCTCCACATTAGATAAAGAATTAAGAGACTTGCCAGGTCATAAGGGTAATAAAGAATTTGCTGCAAAGGTAGGAGAACTGATTGCAGAAAGAGCCATTAAGGCTGGAATAACAAAGGTTGTTTTTGACAGGGCAGGTTATAAATATCATGGATGTGTTAAAGCTCTTGCAGATGCTGCAAGGCAGAAGGGATTACAATTTTAG
- the rpsC gene encoding 30S ribosomal protein S3, with amino-acid sequence MGQKTNPIGNRLGIIRTWESRWFAKKEYGQQLIEDLKLRKMLKEKLYHAGVSRIEIERVGEKIKVLIFAARPGIIIGKKGAEVEKLKKEVEAITNKQANVDVQEVRRPELDAQLVAENIALQIEKRVAYRRAMKRAVASSMRFGAKGIKVSCAGRLAGAEIARTEWYREGRVPLSTFRADIDYGFAEARTTYGVIGVKVWIFKGEVQPGQYIKP; translated from the coding sequence TTGGGTCAAAAAACAAATCCAATAGGTAACAGATTAGGAATAATAAGAACATGGGAAAGCAGATGGTTTGCTAAAAAAGAATATGGACAGCAGCTCATAGAGGATCTAAAACTTAGAAAAATGCTAAAAGAAAAGCTTTATCATGCTGGAGTATCCAGAATTGAGATAGAAAGAGTTGGAGAAAAAATAAAGGTTTTAATATTTGCGGCAAGACCTGGAATAATCATAGGTAAAAAAGGTGCAGAAGTTGAAAAACTAAAAAAGGAAGTTGAAGCAATAACAAATAAACAGGCAAATGTTGATGTTCAGGAGGTAAGGCGTCCAGAGCTTGATGCACAGCTTGTTGCGGAAAACATAGCTCTTCAGATAGAAAAAAGAGTTGCCTATAGGAGGGCAATGAAAAGAGCCGTAGCCTCTTCAATGAGGTTTGGTGCTAAAGGCATCAAGGTATCGTGTGCTGGAAGACTGGCTGGAGCAGAAATAGCAAGAACTGAATGGTATAGAGAAGGAAGAGTTCCTTTGAGCACTTTCAGGGCAGACATTGATTACGGTTTTGCAGAGGCAAGGACTACCTATGGAGTGATTGGTGTCAAGGTATGGATTTTTAAGGGTGAAGTTCAACCAGGGCAATATATAAAGCCATAA
- the map gene encoding type I methionyl aminopeptidase, whose protein sequence is MIILKSPEEIKKMRQSCRIVAKVLEELKTYIKEGLTTKQIEQFIENLIIKMGGIPAFKGYRGYPASACISINEQVVHGIPSEKVFVKEGDIVSVDVGVLYESFYGDAAYTYPVGKISDEAQRLLKVTEEALYKGIAEARVGNRIGDISSAIQRHVESNGFSVVRAFVGHGIGRSLHEEPQIPNFGTRGVGPKLKKGMTLAIEPMVNAGTYGVKILSDGWTTVTEDGSLSAHFEHTIAVTDNEPEILTKL, encoded by the coding sequence GTGATCATATTAAAAAGTCCTGAAGAGATAAAAAAAATGCGACAGTCCTGTCGGATAGTGGCAAAAGTTCTTGAAGAGCTTAAAACATATATAAAAGAAGGATTAACAACAAAACAGATAGAGCAATTTATTGAAAATTTGATAATTAAAATGGGAGGAATTCCTGCATTTAAAGGTTACAGAGGTTATCCTGCTAGTGCATGTATTTCAATAAATGAGCAGGTTGTTCATGGAATACCATCAGAAAAAGTTTTTGTTAAAGAAGGAGATATTGTGAGCGTTGATGTAGGAGTTTTGTATGAAAGCTTTTACGGGGATGCTGCATATACCTATCCTGTTGGTAAAATTTCAGATGAAGCTCAGAGGTTACTAAAGGTTACTGAAGAAGCTTTATATAAAGGAATTGCGGAAGCAAGGGTTGGCAATAGAATTGGTGATATATCAAGTGCAATTCAAAGACATGTTGAATCCAATGGATTTTCTGTTGTGCGAGCATTTGTAGGTCATGGGATAGGGAGGTCTCTTCATGAAGAACCTCAAATTCCAAATTTTGGTACAAGGGGAGTTGGTCCAAAACTAAAAAAAGGCATGACCCTTGCTATTGAACCCATGGTGAATGCAGGAACCTATGGAGTAAAAATTCTCTCAGATGGATGGACAACTGTTACTGAGGATGGTTCTCTTTCAGCTCACTTTGAGCATACTATTGCAGTTACTGATAATGAACCAGAAATCTTGACTAAATTATAA
- the rplF gene encoding 50S ribosomal protein L6, whose translation MSKIGRKPIQIPEGVNIAVENRKVIVKGPKGQLSYELPDGIGVTLDSKAIIVTRDSDITKQKAMHGLVRSLISNMVTGVSQGFSKTLQIYGVGYRAQLSGNKLILNVGYSHPVEFPLPEGIKATVDEKQTTITLYGIDKQLVGQVAANLRAIRPPDPYKGKGIRYADEVLKLKPGKTGKK comes from the coding sequence ATGTCAAAAATAGGAAGAAAACCAATTCAGATACCAGAAGGAGTGAACATAGCAGTAGAAAATAGAAAGGTCATTGTTAAAGGTCCAAAGGGTCAGTTAAGTTATGAACTACCTGATGGCATAGGGGTAACCTTAGATAGTAAAGCTATAATTGTTACAAGAGATTCCGATATTACTAAGCAAAAAGCCATGCACGGGCTTGTAAGGAGCTTGATATCAAATATGGTTACCGGTGTTTCTCAGGGGTTTTCAAAAACTCTTCAAATTTATGGTGTTGGTTATAGGGCTCAATTAAGTGGAAATAAACTCATACTCAATGTTGGATATTCTCACCCAGTGGAATTTCCTCTTCCAGAAGGTATTAAAGCTACTGTGGATGAGAAACAGACAACTATTACTCTGTATGGGATAGACAAACAGCTTGTTGGTCAGGTAGCTGCTAACCTGAGGGCTATTAGACCTCCAGATCCCTACAAGGGTAAAGGAATTAGATATGCTGATGAAGTTTTAAAACTAAAACCTGGAAAAACTGGAAAGAAATAA
- the rpsK gene encoding 30S ribosomal protein S11 has translation MAQKRKGIKKVKKNIPHGIAHVQTTFNNTIITITDQNGNVVAWASAGSCGFKGSRKGTPYAAQIAAETVAKRVIDMGMKQIDVFIKGPGAGRETAIRALQAAGLEINLIKDVTPVPHNGCRPPKRRRV, from the coding sequence ATGGCACAGAAAAGAAAGGGCATAAAAAAAGTTAAAAAAAATATCCCACATGGCATAGCACATGTGCAAACAACATTTAACAATACAATAATAACTATTACAGATCAGAATGGCAATGTAGTAGCATGGGCTTCTGCAGGAAGTTGCGGCTTTAAGGGTTCAAGAAAAGGAACTCCTTATGCAGCTCAGATAGCAGCAGAGACAGTTGCAAAGAGAGTTATAGATATGGGAATGAAACAGATAGATGTTTTTATTAAAGGTCCTGGAGCAGGAAGAGAAACTGCAATAAGAGCTCTACAGGCAGCAGGGCTTGAAATTAATTTAATTAAAGATGTAACACCTGTGCCCCATAACGGGTGCAGACCTCCAAAAAGAAGGAGGGTTTAA
- the rpmJ gene encoding 50S ribosomal protein L36: MKVRASVKKICSKCKIIKRKGVIRVICENPKHKQRQG; encoded by the coding sequence TTGAAAGTAAGAGCCTCAGTAAAAAAGATTTGCTCAAAGTGTAAGATAATTAAGAGAAAAGGAGTTATTAGAGTTATTTGTGAAAATCCAAAGCATAAACAAAGACAGGGATAA
- the rpsH gene encoding 30S ribosomal protein S8: MMTDPIADMLTRIRNAIKVKADKVDIPASRMKIEISKILKEEGFIKSYKIIKDKKQGIIRINLKYTPEGDSVISNLQRISKPGRRVYVSKDEIPRVMGGLGIAILTTSQGVMTDKECRHKGVGGEVICYVW, encoded by the coding sequence ATGATGACAGATCCAATTGCTGACATGTTAACTCGTATTAGAAATGCAATAAAAGTAAAAGCAGACAAGGTAGATATCCCTGCTTCAAGGATGAAGATTGAAATCTCAAAGATACTTAAGGAAGAAGGGTTTATCAAATCTTACAAGATTATCAAGGATAAAAAGCAAGGCATAATAAGAATAAATTTGAAATATACGCCGGAGGGCGATTCAGTGATTTCAAATCTGCAGAGAATCAGTAAACCTGGAAGAAGAGTATATGTTAGTAAAGATGAAATTCCTCGTGTAATGGGAGGACTTGGTATAGCCATATTGACCACATCTCAGGGTGTTATGACTGATAAAGAGTGCCGACATAAAGGAGTCGGTGGAGAAGTAATATGTTATGTATGGTAA
- the rpsD gene encoding 30S ribosomal protein S4, which yields MARYTGPLCRLCRREGMKLFLKGTRCYTEKCAFERRKYPPGQHGHNRGKLSDYGLQLREKQKVKRIYGVMERQFKNYFEKATKMKGVTGENLLKLLERRLDNVVYRMGFAQNRRQARQLVKHGYFLVNGRKVDIPSYLVRPGDIIEIIPSGKELEIIKESFTLAEQRGFPEWVEVNTEEMKGKFLRLPERDEIQLPVQEQLIVEFYSK from the coding sequence ATGGCAAGATATACAGGTCCGCTTTGTAGGCTTTGCAGAAGAGAAGGTATGAAACTGTTTCTAAAAGGTACAAGATGCTATACAGAAAAATGTGCTTTTGAAAGAAGGAAATATCCTCCTGGACAGCATGGACATAACAGGGGGAAACTCTCAGATTATGGCTTACAGTTAAGAGAAAAACAGAAAGTCAAGAGAATTTATGGTGTTATGGAAAGGCAGTTTAAGAACTACTTTGAAAAAGCCACAAAAATGAAGGGTGTAACTGGTGAAAATCTATTGAAACTTCTTGAAAGAAGGCTTGACAATGTGGTTTACAGGATGGGATTTGCTCAGAACAGAAGACAGGCAAGGCAGTTAGTAAAGCATGGATATTTTTTGGTTAATGGCAGAAAAGTTGATATTCCATCTTATCTGGTAAGACCTGGAGATATAATTGAAATTATCCCATCAGGTAAAGAATTAGAAATCATTAAAGAAAGTTTTACTTTGGCTGAGCAAAGAGGATTCCCTGAATGGGTAGAAGTGAATACTGAAGAAATGAAGGGTAAATTTTTGAGACTTCCCGAAAGAGATGAAATACAGCTTCCAGTGCAAGAACAATTAATTGTTGAGTTTTATTCAAAATAA